A single Flavobacterium sp. 1 DNA region contains:
- a CDS encoding bifunctional aconitate hydratase 2/2-methylisocitrate dehydratase has translation MNTYKDYIQEIEERKGQGLNPKPIDGAELLSEIIQQIKDLDNEYREDSLKFFIYNVVPGTTPAANVKANFLKEIVLGQSVVAEITPAFALELLSHMKGGTSIKVLLDLALGDNVAIAKDAAAVLKTQVYLYEADTDRLAEAFKNGNEIAKDILESYAKAEFFTKLPEIAEEIKVVTFIAGEGDISTDLLSPGNQAHSRSDRELHGKCLISPEAQAEIKALATANPDKSVMLIAEKGTMGVGSSRMSGVNNVALWSGKQASPYVPFINIAPIVAGTNGISPIFLTTVDVTGGIGLDLKNWVKKLDEKGNVLRNESGDPILEEVYSVATGTVLTINTKTKKLYNGDKELIDISKAFTPQKIEFIKAGGSYAIVFGKKLQTFASKTLGIDIVPVYAPSKEVSVEGQGLTAVEKIFNKNAVGTTPGKILHAGSDVRVTVNIVGSQDTTGLMTSQELESMAATVISPIVDGAYQSGCHTASVWDNKSKANIPRLMKFMNDFGLITARDPKGVYHSMTDVIHKVLNDITVNEWAIIIGGDSHTRMSKGVAFGADSGTVALALATGEASMPIPESVKVTFKGDMKGYMDFRDVVHATQAQMLKTFGGENVFQGRIIEVHLGTLNADQAFTFTDWTAEMKAKASICISEDYTLIESLEMAKGRIQIMIDKGMDNKNQVLKGLIAIADKRIAEIISGEKPALRPDANAKYYAEVVVDLDQIAEPMIADPDVNNADVSKRYTHDTIRPLSFYGGVKQVDLGFIGSCMVHKGDMKILAHMLKNIDEQEGKVEFKAPLVVAPPTYNIVDELKAEGDWEILQKYSGFEFDDNVPKAAARTSYENMLYLERPGCNLCMGNQEKAAKGDTVMATSTRLFQGRVVEDTEGKKGESLLSSTPVVVLSTILGRTPTIEEYKTAVEGINLTKFAPSHKLLVK, from the coding sequence ATGAATACTTATAAGGATTACATTCAAGAGATTGAAGAAAGAAAAGGCCAGGGACTTAACCCGAAGCCAATTGATGGTGCTGAATTACTAAGCGAAATCATCCAACAAATTAAAGATTTGGATAACGAGTACAGAGAGGATTCTCTTAAATTCTTTATTTATAATGTTGTACCAGGAACTACTCCTGCCGCTAATGTTAAAGCTAATTTTTTAAAAGAAATCGTTCTAGGTCAATCAGTAGTTGCTGAAATTACGCCTGCTTTTGCTTTAGAGTTGTTGTCGCACATGAAGGGTGGAACTTCTATAAAGGTTTTACTTGACTTAGCTTTAGGTGATAATGTTGCGATTGCAAAAGATGCTGCAGCTGTTTTAAAAACACAAGTTTATCTTTATGAGGCAGATACAGATCGTTTAGCTGAAGCTTTCAAAAACGGTAATGAAATTGCTAAGGATATCTTAGAGAGCTATGCTAAGGCTGAGTTCTTTACTAAATTACCTGAAATTGCAGAAGAAATTAAGGTTGTTACTTTTATTGCTGGTGAAGGAGATATTTCAACCGATTTACTTTCTCCAGGAAACCAAGCGCACTCCCGTTCCGATCGTGAACTTCATGGAAAATGTTTAATTTCTCCTGAAGCACAAGCTGAAATCAAAGCATTAGCAACAGCGAATCCTGATAAGAGCGTGATGTTAATCGCTGAAAAAGGGACTATGGGAGTTGGTTCTTCAAGAATGTCAGGTGTAAACAACGTGGCGCTTTGGAGTGGAAAACAAGCTAGTCCTTATGTTCCATTTATTAATATTGCTCCAATCGTTGCAGGAACAAACGGTATTTCTCCGATTTTCCTAACAACTGTTGATGTTACTGGTGGTATTGGTCTTGACCTTAAAAACTGGGTAAAAAAATTAGATGAAAAAGGTAACGTTCTTCGTAATGAGAGCGGTGATCCTATTCTAGAGGAAGTTTACTCTGTTGCTACTGGTACTGTTCTTACAATCAACACAAAAACAAAAAAGCTTTATAACGGCGATAAAGAATTAATTGATATTTCTAAGGCATTTACTCCTCAGAAAATTGAATTTATAAAAGCTGGTGGTTCTTATGCTATCGTGTTTGGAAAAAAATTGCAGACATTTGCATCAAAGACTCTAGGTATTGATATTGTGCCTGTATATGCTCCGTCAAAAGAGGTTTCTGTTGAAGGACAAGGTCTTACGGCAGTAGAAAAAATATTTAATAAAAATGCGGTTGGAACAACTCCAGGTAAAATTTTACACGCTGGTTCTGATGTTCGTGTTACCGTAAATATTGTTGGTTCACAAGATACAACAGGTTTGATGACTTCTCAGGAATTAGAGTCTATGGCTGCTACTGTGATTTCTCCAATTGTTGACGGTGCTTACCAATCAGGTTGTCACACTGCTTCAGTTTGGGATAATAAATCTAAGGCAAATATTCCTAGATTGATGAAATTTATGAACGACTTCGGATTGATCACAGCTCGTGACCCGAAAGGCGTTTATCACTCAATGACGGATGTAATTCATAAAGTGCTTAATGATATTACTGTAAACGAGTGGGCTATCATCATTGGTGGTGACTCTCATACAAGAATGTCTAAAGGTGTTGCTTTTGGTGCTGATTCAGGAACTGTTGCTCTTGCATTGGCTACTGGTGAAGCTTCAATGCCAATTCCAGAATCTGTGAAAGTGACTTTCAAAGGAGATATGAAAGGGTATATGGATTTCCGTGATGTAGTTCATGCTACACAAGCTCAAATGCTTAAAACATTTGGTGGAGAGAATGTATTCCAAGGAAGAATTATTGAGGTTCATTTAGGAACTCTTAATGCGGATCAGGCGTTTACGTTTACGGACTGGACAGCAGAAATGAAAGCGAAAGCTTCTATCTGTATTTCTGAGGATTATACCTTGATTGAATCTTTAGAGATGGCGAAAGGTAGAATTCAGATTATGATCGACAAAGGAATGGACAATAAAAATCAAGTTCTTAAAGGATTGATTGCTATAGCTGATAAGAGAATCGCTGAGATTATTTCAGGTGAAAAACCAGCCTTAAGACCAGATGCAAACGCTAAGTATTACGCTGAAGTTGTTGTAGATCTTGATCAGATTGCTGAGCCAATGATTGCAGATCCAGATGTTAATAATGCCGATGTTTCTAAAAGATATACTCACGATACCATCAGACCTCTATCTTTCTACGGTGGAGTTAAACAAGTAGATCTTGGATTTATTGGTTCTTGTATGGTTCACAAGGGAGATATGAAAATTCTAGCTCACATGCTTAAGAATATTGATGAGCAAGAAGGTAAAGTAGAGTTCAAAGCGCCGCTAGTTGTTGCTCCTCCTACTTATAATATTGTTGATGAATTAAAAGCAGAAGGGGACTGGGAAATTTTACAAAAATACTCTGGTTTCGAATTTGACGATAATGTTCCTAAAGCTGCTGCACGTACATCATACGAAAATATGCTATATCTAGAGCGTCCAGGCTGTAACCTTTGTATGGGTAACCAAGAAAAAGCGGCCAAAGGAGATACTGTAATGGCAACATCTACTCGTCTTTTCCAAGGAAGAGTAGTTGAGGATACTGAGGGTAAAAAAGGAGAATCATTACTTTCGTCTACACCAGTTGTGGTATTATCTACAATCCTTGGCAGAACTCCAACAATAGAAGAATATAAAACTGCAGTAGAAGGAATCAACTTAACTAAGTTTGCTCCTTCTCATAAGTTATTAGTTAAATAA
- a CDS encoding peptidylprolyl isomerase, translating to MKSITNKVMLPFFLLFFSLTFVNAQEIIKDSVAKVVAKVPVSSTKKLKIDGVVATVGDYIILDSDIDKGFLEIKSQGGSTTDVTRCQVLGTLLEQKLYAHQAVQDSIIVSDAEVKGMMDERLSYMLQQVGTMEKLVQYYQKDSEEEFRTYFFDVLKEQKLTGEMTKKIIDKVEITPEEVREFFKKIPVADLPVFGAELEVAQIVVKPKVTEEDKKRVIDKLNGFRKECMEGASFATKAVLYSEDPGSSKNGGYYKMTRKTPFVKEFKDVAFSLAEGEISEPFETQYGFHIIYVEKIKGQEIELRHILIAPVVSQESLKEAKEKITLIRKKILDKEITFAEAARTMSDEKETRANGGALVNPKTQDTHFELTNMDPSIYKQVSNLKDNEISTPFLEDKEGKKYYKIMIVTNRIDSHTADYAKDYIKIKDLALKEKQIKAIAKWFDTKIKDTYIKIVDEYKDCAFTNNWVKK from the coding sequence ATGAAATCCATAACCAATAAAGTTATGTTGCCTTTTTTTCTTTTGTTTTTTTCTTTAACTTTTGTAAATGCTCAAGAGATTATAAAAGATAGTGTTGCTAAGGTAGTAGCAAAAGTACCAGTGTCTTCAACAAAAAAACTTAAGATAGATGGAGTAGTTGCAACCGTTGGGGATTATATTATATTGGATTCTGATATAGATAAAGGTTTTTTGGAAATTAAAAGCCAGGGAGGATCTACGACAGATGTAACAAGATGTCAGGTTTTAGGAACTTTATTGGAACAAAAACTATATGCTCATCAAGCGGTTCAGGATAGTATTATTGTAAGTGATGCAGAAGTAAAAGGAATGATGGATGAAAGGCTGAGTTATATGCTGCAGCAAGTTGGTACAATGGAAAAACTGGTGCAATACTATCAAAAAGATTCAGAAGAAGAATTTAGAACGTATTTTTTTGATGTTTTGAAAGAGCAGAAACTTACTGGTGAAATGACCAAAAAGATAATTGATAAGGTTGAAATAACGCCAGAAGAAGTTCGTGAATTCTTTAAAAAAATTCCTGTTGCTGATTTGCCTGTTTTTGGAGCTGAATTAGAAGTGGCTCAAATTGTTGTTAAGCCAAAAGTTACTGAAGAAGATAAGAAAAGAGTTATTGATAAATTAAATGGCTTTAGGAAAGAGTGTATGGAGGGAGCGAGTTTTGCGACCAAGGCTGTTTTGTATTCGGAAGATCCTGGTTCTAGCAAAAATGGAGGTTATTATAAAATGACTCGAAAAACTCCTTTTGTGAAAGAGTTTAAAGATGTTGCATTTAGTCTTGCGGAGGGTGAGATTTCAGAGCCTTTTGAAACTCAATACGGTTTTCATATTATTTATGTTGAAAAAATAAAGGGTCAGGAAATTGAATTGAGACATATACTAATAGCTCCAGTAGTTTCTCAAGAATCATTAAAAGAGGCTAAAGAAAAAATTACTTTAATTAGAAAAAAGATATTAGACAAGGAAATTACTTTTGCTGAAGCAGCAAGAACCATGTCTGATGAAAAAGAAACAAGAGCTAATGGCGGAGCGTTGGTAAATCCTAAAACTCAAGATACGCATTTTGAATTGACTAATATGGATCCTTCTATATATAAGCAGGTTTCAAATTTGAAAGATAATGAGATTTCGACGCCATTTCTTGAGGATAAAGAAGGAAAGAAATATTATAAAATCATGATAGTAACGAATAGAATTGATTCGCATACTGCAGATTATGCTAAAGATTATATCAAAATTAAAGATTTAGCTTTGAAAGAAAAACAAATCAAAGCTATTGCCAAGTGGTTTGACACAAAAATAAAAGATACTTATATAAAGATTGTCGATGAATATAAAGATTGTGCATTTACCAATAATTGGGTAAAAAAATAA
- a CDS encoding alpha-amylase, whose amino-acid sequence MKKPIFKMYLVTVLLAGLFSCNSSDEINDTNASATAPFKVINVTTHDGHPFSTGNSKTSLTSKYADNPGGGVMMQAFYWDVPSGGNWWNTIGTKVVAWGNAGIGSIWLPPASKAQNGAFSMGYDPTDYFDFGDYNQNGSVETRFGSKTELVNLITTAHAENIKVYADIVINHNSGGASEANPFTGTNTWTNFTGVASGKFKRTYADFYKNSFGNNDEGAFGGFPDLCHAAPNVQDWLWIRTDGVGKYYKNTMHFDGWRFDYVKGFGPWVVNQWNANVGGFSVGELWDSNVNVLNDWANNANSSVFDFACYYKMNDAFDGNNLNLLTDDMMWKRNPYKAVTFVTNHDTDEIWKKELAYAYILTHEGYPTIFYRDYEEWLNKDKLNNLIWIHNNKATGNTSILYADDDEYIARRNGYNGNPGLIVYLNNSSTWQERWIPTNWANAQIKDFTGNSSWYPTTQGDKWVKIQCPPNSYSVWSLNI is encoded by the coding sequence ATGAAAAAACCAATTTTTAAAATGTATCTAGTAACCGTATTGCTGGCGGGACTTTTTTCTTGTAATTCATCAGATGAAATCAATGATACAAATGCATCAGCAACAGCTCCATTCAAAGTTATAAATGTAACAACACACGATGGCCATCCGTTCAGTACTGGGAATTCAAAAACATCACTTACCAGTAAATATGCAGACAATCCCGGAGGAGGCGTAATGATGCAGGCTTTTTACTGGGATGTACCTTCGGGCGGAAATTGGTGGAATACTATAGGCACCAAAGTTGTTGCATGGGGAAATGCCGGTATTGGATCTATCTGGCTGCCTCCTGCATCAAAAGCACAAAACGGAGCTTTCTCAATGGGATACGACCCTACTGATTACTTTGATTTTGGTGATTATAATCAAAACGGCTCAGTTGAAACCCGCTTTGGCTCAAAAACTGAGTTAGTGAATTTAATCACTACTGCTCATGCCGAAAATATAAAAGTGTATGCCGACATTGTAATTAATCACAATAGCGGAGGAGCATCTGAAGCTAATCCATTTACAGGAACCAATACTTGGACAAATTTTACCGGAGTAGCATCAGGAAAATTCAAAAGAACGTATGCTGATTTTTATAAAAATTCCTTTGGCAACAATGACGAAGGCGCATTTGGAGGATTTCCAGATTTATGCCATGCCGCTCCAAATGTACAAGATTGGCTTTGGATAAGAACAGACGGTGTAGGCAAATATTACAAAAACACAATGCATTTTGACGGATGGAGATTTGATTATGTAAAAGGTTTTGGCCCTTGGGTTGTCAATCAATGGAATGCTAATGTAGGCGGATTTTCTGTGGGTGAATTATGGGATTCAAACGTAAACGTACTGAATGACTGGGCCAATAATGCCAATAGTTCTGTATTCGATTTTGCCTGTTATTATAAGATGAATGATGCTTTTGACGGAAACAATTTAAACTTATTGACAGATGATATGATGTGGAAAAGAAATCCATACAAAGCTGTCACTTTCGTCACCAATCACGATACTGATGAAATTTGGAAAAAAGAGTTAGCCTATGCTTACATCCTTACACACGAAGGTTATCCCACCATTTTTTACAGAGATTATGAGGAATGGCTTAATAAAGACAAACTGAACAATCTAATTTGGATCCACAACAACAAAGCAACGGGAAACACATCAATATTATATGCTGATGACGATGAATATATTGCCCGAAGAAATGGTTATAATGGAAATCCAGGATTAATTGTATATCTCAATAATTCTTCGACTTGGCAAGAAAGATGGATTCCTACCAATTGGGCCAATGCACAAATTAAAGATTTCACAGGAAACTCTTCATGGTATCCAACAACCCAAGGTGATAAATGGGTAAAAATCCAATGTCCTCCAAACAGTTATAGTGTTTGGTCGCTGAACATCTAA
- a CDS encoding peptide chain release factor 3: MSFLKEIQRRRTFGIISHPDAGKTTLTEKLLLFGGAIQEAGAVKNNKIKKGATSDFMEIERQRGISVSTSVLAFNYKEKKINILDTPGHKDFAEDTFRTLTAVDSVIVVIDVAKGVEEQTEKLVAVCRMRKIPIIVFINKLDREGKDAFDLMDEVEQKLGLTVTPLSFPIGMGYDFQGIYNLWEQNINLFSGDSRKNIEETIAFSDVESPELEKIIGQKPADRLREELELIDEVYPKFDRQDYLDGKLQPVFFGSALNNFGVRELLDCFVSIAPSPRPKDSETRLVDPKEEKMSGFVFKIHANMDPKHRDRLAFIKIVSGTFERNKPYYHVRQKKNLKFSSPNAFFAEKKEIVDISYPGDIVGLHDTGNFKIGDTLTEGEIMSFKGIPSFSPEHFRYINNADPMKAKQLDKGVDQLMDEGVAQLFTLEMNNRKVIGTVGALQYEVIQYRLEHEYGAKCTYENFPVHKACWVKPDDAKNEEFKEFKRIKQKFLAKDKYNQLVFLADSDFTIQMTQNKYPSVKLFFTSEFD, encoded by the coding sequence ATGAGTTTTTTAAAAGAAATACAACGAAGACGCACTTTTGGGATTATTTCACACCCCGATGCCGGAAAAACGACACTAACTGAAAAACTACTTCTTTTTGGAGGAGCTATTCAAGAAGCAGGTGCGGTGAAAAACAATAAAATAAAAAAAGGCGCAACGAGCGATTTCATGGAAATTGAACGTCAGAGAGGAATTTCTGTTTCTACATCTGTTTTAGCCTTTAATTACAAAGAAAAAAAAATAAACATTCTTGATACACCAGGTCACAAGGATTTTGCTGAAGATACTTTTAGAACTTTAACAGCCGTTGATAGTGTAATTGTTGTTATAGACGTTGCAAAAGGAGTTGAAGAGCAAACAGAAAAACTGGTTGCCGTTTGCAGAATGCGAAAAATTCCTATCATTGTTTTCATCAATAAATTAGACCGAGAAGGAAAAGACGCTTTTGACTTAATGGACGAAGTGGAACAAAAACTTGGATTAACTGTTACCCCACTTAGTTTCCCTATCGGAATGGGGTATGACTTTCAAGGAATTTACAATCTTTGGGAACAAAACATTAATCTATTTAGTGGTGACAGCCGTAAAAACATCGAAGAAACAATCGCTTTCTCTGATGTTGAAAGTCCTGAATTGGAAAAAATAATCGGTCAAAAACCTGCTGATCGCTTGCGCGAGGAATTAGAATTAATAGACGAAGTATATCCTAAATTTGATCGTCAAGATTATTTGGACGGAAAATTACAGCCTGTCTTTTTTGGTTCAGCATTAAATAATTTTGGAGTTAGAGAATTATTAGATTGCTTTGTAAGCATTGCACCATCTCCAAGACCAAAGGATTCCGAAACTAGATTAGTTGATCCAAAAGAAGAAAAAATGTCTGGTTTTGTTTTTAAAATCCACGCCAATATGGATCCAAAACACAGAGACAGACTAGCATTTATAAAGATTGTTTCTGGAACTTTTGAAAGAAACAAACCCTATTACCATGTTCGCCAGAAGAAGAACTTAAAATTTTCAAGCCCAAATGCATTCTTTGCCGAAAAGAAAGAGATTGTAGATATTTCATACCCTGGTGACATTGTTGGCTTGCATGATACTGGAAATTTCAAGATTGGCGATACTTTGACAGAAGGAGAAATCATGAGTTTCAAAGGAATCCCAAGTTTTTCTCCAGAACACTTTAGATATATCAATAATGCCGATCCTATGAAAGCCAAACAGCTGGACAAAGGAGTTGATCAATTGATGGACGAAGGTGTAGCTCAATTATTTACCTTAGAAATGAACAATCGAAAAGTAATTGGAACTGTGGGAGCGCTACAATATGAAGTTATTCAATACCGATTGGAGCATGAATATGGTGCAAAATGTACGTACGAAAATTTTCCTGTTCATAAAGCCTGCTGGGTAAAACCAGACGATGCTAAAAATGAAGAATTCAAAGAATTCAAACGCATTAAACAAAAATTTTTAGCAAAAGACAAGTACAATCAATTGGTTTTCCTTGCAGATTCTGACTTTACGATTCAAATGACGCAAAATAAATATCCAAGTGTGAAATTATTTTTCACCTCTGAATTTGATTAA
- a CDS encoding DUF3467 domain-containing protein gives MSNSNQQQEQINIELDEKIAEGIYSNLAIINHSSSEFVLDFVCIMPGVPKAKVKSRIVLTPQHAKRLLKAIGENIHRFEVAHGEIKEGEQAPIPLNFGPAGQA, from the coding sequence ATGAGCAATTCTAACCAACAACAAGAACAGATTAATATTGAATTGGATGAAAAAATAGCTGAAGGAATTTATTCAAATTTGGCTATAATTAATCATTCTTCATCTGAATTTGTATTAGATTTTGTTTGTATTATGCCTGGTGTTCCTAAAGCTAAAGTTAAATCAAGAATTGTTTTAACGCCACAGCATGCCAAAAGATTACTAAAAGCGATTGGTGAAAATATTCATCGTTTTGAAGTTGCTCATGGTGAAATAAAAGAAGGCGAACAAGCTCCAATTCCTTTAAATTTTGGCCCTGCGGGACAAGCATAA